One genomic window of Caldivirga maquilingensis IC-167 includes the following:
- a CDS encoding helix-turn-helix domain-containing protein: MIKVLIKAYRNDCLVQNTLSKLNLGFDVLMINISDGKSTHLISTNRPLTRHELDLLRESGLRMRKVNENVMWIESPSCSSCRVLGHGGFMVIEGKSLDSNTVIYGILLPSRGYLRSLMKDFLNESVKAEVVYAQAIKVKTLTSRQLEVLQLAYSRGLFDDKRRVSISELAKELGISPATLTVLIRRGIKKVLEDYFRHTLSETGSHS; encoded by the coding sequence ATGATTAAGGTTTTGATTAAAGCTTACCGCAATGATTGCCTTGTTCAGAATACGTTAAGTAAGCTTAACTTGGGCTTCGATGTGTTAATGATAAATATTAGTGATGGTAAATCAACTCATTTAATAAGCACTAATAGGCCCTTAACACGTCATGAACTTGATTTACTAAGGGAATCTGGATTAAGGATGCGTAAGGTTAACGAGAACGTAATGTGGATTGAGTCTCCAAGCTGTTCCTCATGCAGGGTACTGGGTCATGGTGGCTTTATGGTAATTGAGGGTAAATCCCTAGATTCCAATACCGTAATCTACGGTATCCTACTGCCGTCAAGGGGTTACTTAAGAAGCCTCATGAAGGATTTCCTGAATGAAAGTGTCAAGGCTGAAGTAGTGTATGCTCAGGCTATTAAGGTTAAGACACTAACCAGTAGGCAACTTGAGGTTCTTCAATTGGCCTACAGTAGGGGGTTGTTTGATGATAAGAGACGCGTAAGCATTAGTGAGCTTGCTAAGGAATTGGGCATATCCCCGGCTACGTTAACAGTATTGATAAGGAGGGGTATTAAGAAGGTTCTTGAGGATTACTTTAGGCACACGTTAAGTGAGACCGGGTCCCATAGTTAA
- a CDS encoding hemerythrin domain-containing protein, whose product MVSVEDLVNNLMNDHDVIKVSVSIVDKMLAEKLLDPSDINMLLDFYEFFVDKCHHVKEEVILFPSINIKLYPFENSPVNVMVMDHGIFRYLIRLNRELLSRLINGDQSIKDTLMDYLALMTGHLNQHMEKEDKVLFPQAMDLDNVESSRSIEDIEAEVDHDKWLQVIEKLKVKYLSID is encoded by the coding sequence ATGGTTAGTGTTGAGGATTTAGTGAATAACCTTATGAATGACCATGATGTAATCAAGGTATCAGTGAGCATAGTTGATAAGATGCTTGCGGAGAAGCTATTAGATCCAAGTGATATAAATATGCTACTGGATTTCTATGAGTTCTTCGTGGATAAGTGTCATCATGTTAAGGAGGAGGTTATATTGTTCCCATCAATAAACATTAAACTATATCCCTTTGAGAATAGTCCAGTGAATGTAATGGTGATGGATCATGGAATATTCAGGTATTTAATAAGGTTGAATAGGGAATTATTAAGCAGATTAATTAATGGTGATCAATCAATTAAGGACACGCTTATGGATTATCTAGCATTGATGACTGGACACCTTAATCAGCATATGGAGAAGGAGGATAAGGTGCTTTTCCCTCAGGCAATGGACTTAGATAATGTTGAAAGCAGTAGGAGTATTGAGGATATTGAAGCCGAGGTGGATCATGATAAGTGGCTTCAGGTTATTGAGAAGCTTAAGGTAAAGTATTTAAGCATTGATTAA
- a CDS encoding DUF488 domain-containing protein has protein sequence MSIKVKRIYDRASSDDGVRILVDRLWPRGISREEAKVDLWLKDVAPSDELRRWFNHDPSKWIEFERRYFKELEGNPKVAILKNMVKEGKTITLLYSAKSQYNNAVALKEYLELYKSS, from the coding sequence GTGTCCATTAAAGTTAAACGAATCTATGATCGAGCATCAAGTGATGATGGCGTGAGGATACTTGTCGATAGGCTATGGCCTAGGGGGATTAGTAGGGAGGAGGCTAAGGTGGATTTATGGCTTAAGGATGTAGCCCCTAGTGATGAGTTGAGGAGGTGGTTTAATCATGATCCTAGTAAGTGGATTGAATTCGAGAGAAGGTACTTTAAGGAATTGGAAGGTAATCCTAAGGTGGCTATCCTTAAGAATATGGTAAAGGAAGGTAAGACTATTACATTACTTTACTCGGCTAAATCGCAGTATAATAATGCTGTAGCCTTAAAGGAGTACTTAGAGCTTTATAAATCCTCATGA
- a CDS encoding nitrite/sulfite reductase → MRNPIPCPSNHCPLAHVNAEALSVFIGDYFRYKGEYEGSALPHRIKISISACERACAVPVSQDVGIVAKPNGKFNIYLGGGIGEHAFTAKLAFSDVELEDILPLIVGVVEVFKRSGERRGFKWFIKLNGFDKVKEEVLAVAREVKSKLPKPPDVKPTFINTRVIKMHYPTGWVTASELDELAHAADEYGLGYVVLFNNQSIYIPIRDNVKEIRGINGEIKEPGPYYPEGPITVACVGSELCPPGLIDTTSLGRKIHVHISGLKEHIRVGISGCTHDCGMSWVSDIGFEPFGFKTRILVTIGGASRQLGFILGTIDPSEAELTAKVILSMYVKSKAPNIREFAVRTGIDAIRDELRRQVPSFQPPNDSITALFGPD, encoded by the coding sequence ATCAGGAATCCAATACCATGCCCCAGTAACCACTGCCCACTGGCCCACGTGAATGCCGAGGCCTTATCAGTATTCATAGGGGATTACTTCAGGTATAAGGGTGAGTATGAGGGGTCGGCATTACCGCATAGGATTAAGATATCGATTTCAGCCTGTGAGAGGGCCTGTGCAGTACCTGTGAGCCAGGATGTGGGAATTGTGGCTAAGCCTAATGGTAAATTCAACATATACCTAGGCGGGGGTATTGGTGAACATGCATTCACAGCTAAATTAGCCTTCAGTGACGTGGAACTGGAGGATATACTACCGTTAATAGTTGGTGTGGTTGAGGTCTTTAAGAGGAGTGGGGAGAGGAGGGGTTTTAAATGGTTCATTAAGCTTAATGGATTCGATAAAGTTAAGGAGGAGGTATTGGCAGTGGCTAGAGAGGTTAAGTCAAAGCTTCCTAAACCACCCGACGTTAAGCCAACATTCATTAACACCAGGGTTATTAAGATGCATTACCCAACGGGCTGGGTTACCGCCAGTGAATTAGATGAGTTAGCGCATGCTGCTGATGAGTATGGTTTAGGCTACGTAGTGTTGTTTAATAATCAAAGCATCTACATACCCATTAGGGATAATGTTAAGGAGATTAGGGGAATTAATGGTGAAATTAAGGAACCAGGACCATACTACCCAGAGGGCCCAATAACAGTTGCCTGCGTTGGTAGTGAACTCTGTCCGCCAGGTCTAATAGACACAACGAGCCTAGGCCGTAAAATACACGTACATATCAGTGGATTAAAGGAGCATATTAGAGTCGGCATTAGTGGCTGTACCCATGATTGCGGCATGAGCTGGGTCTCAGACATCGGCTTCGAGCCTTTCGGCTTCAAAACAAGGATACTGGTCACAATAGGGGGTGCGTCAAGGCAATTAGGCTTTATACTAGGCACTATCGACCCCAGTGAAGCTGAGTTAACGGCCAAGGTTATATTAAGCATGTATGTGAAGTCTAAGGCACCCAACATAAGGGAGTTTGCGGTGAGGACTGGTATTGACGCCATTAGGGATGAGTTAAGGAGGCAAGTACCATCATTTCAACCACCCAATGATAGTATTACTGCATTATTTGGACCTGATTAA
- a CDS encoding indolepyruvate ferredoxin oxidoreductase subunit alpha: MSRRSEIPTTPEGLRKYMRVIDDQDICIGCGACVSVCPTNAWELDENGKARLIWDWCIDDFSCIPVCPVNCIWKTPESPETARPKDNWYRFSRQLTPEEQKVFEEWAKKYGITGKPAQVTQ; this comes from the coding sequence ATGTCCAGGCGTAGTGAAATACCCACAACCCCAGAGGGTTTAAGGAAATACATGAGGGTTATTGATGACCAGGACATATGCATAGGCTGCGGTGCCTGTGTTAGTGTCTGCCCAACCAATGCATGGGAGCTTGATGAGAATGGGAAAGCTAGGTTAATTTGGGATTGGTGCATCGACGACTTCTCCTGCATCCCAGTCTGTCCAGTTAACTGCATTTGGAAGACACCTGAATCCCCTGAGACAGCTAGGCCTAAGGATAATTGGTACAGGTTTAGTAGGCAATTAACGCCGGAGGAGCAGAAGGTTTTCGAGGAGTGGGCTAAGAAGTATGGGATAACTGGGAAGCCTGCTCAAGTGACTCAATAG
- a CDS encoding DMT family transporter, with amino-acid sequence MLIINAAPALSTAFIWAWASVTYKDFMSRLNPLTVNFLRMLYTTIALAIPAALIGFNAGAMWGSLSGLLSLALGDSMYLMAINYTGVSVAAPISYSYIPLSVLMATLLGEPLTILKVTSGLLIMLGVYMLSRERTKVTLRGVTLALGTAVAWALGQTMIKVADVNGLNPVSIAFIRVATAGLVLLLVNHMMHNNLATAIKATIRTRLPLVAVLDLGIGVALFAYSVNLIGLGLTVIVTGCMPLIAQVMAKFMVGERITVTKITGAVVIVLAITTAFL; translated from the coding sequence ATGCTAATAATTAATGCCGCCCCAGCATTATCAACAGCCTTCATTTGGGCGTGGGCATCAGTGACGTATAAGGATTTCATGAGTAGGTTAAACCCATTAACCGTTAACTTCCTTAGGATGCTTTACACCACCATTGCCTTAGCTATTCCAGCGGCCTTAATTGGCTTTAACGCTGGGGCTATGTGGGGTTCATTAAGTGGTCTATTATCCTTAGCCTTAGGTGACTCCATGTACTTAATGGCCATTAACTACACTGGAGTCTCAGTGGCTGCCCCAATATCATACTCCTACATACCCCTCTCAGTACTTATGGCTACCCTACTGGGTGAACCATTAACAATACTTAAGGTTACCTCAGGATTACTGATAATGCTCGGTGTATACATGTTATCCAGGGAGAGGACTAAGGTAACGCTTAGGGGTGTGACCTTAGCCCTCGGTACCGCGGTTGCTTGGGCTCTTGGTCAAACCATGATAAAGGTGGCTGACGTTAATGGCTTAAACCCAGTATCCATAGCCTTCATTAGGGTTGCCACTGCGGGATTAGTTCTACTGCTGGTTAACCACATGATGCATAATAATTTAGCCACCGCCATAAAGGCAACTATACGCACCCGCCTACCCCTAGTGGCTGTACTGGACCTGGGTATTGGGGTTGCCTTATTCGCATACTCAGTTAACCTAATAGGACTTGGCTTAACAGTAATAGTAACGGGCTGCATGCCGTTGATAGCTCAGGTAATGGCTAAGTTCATGGTTGGGGAAAGAATAACCGTGACTAAGATCACTGGGGCAGTGGTAATAGTACTGGCAATAACCACAGCCTTCCTATAG
- a CDS encoding PaREP1 family protein, giving the protein MSLVLSPQLVNLLRELAGGRDVEAFIIDLIAERLDPPHRVKLYLSLHEDYLKSAEELYAKGDLTQAGEKYWGAVTALLNAIAESRSWEHYSHRDYDIIIEELYKETNDKSILVNFSMAERLHANFYHNFMSKEGFEAHREAVLNLVNRLRGIVGVMESHN; this is encoded by the coding sequence ATGTCATTAGTACTCTCGCCTCAATTAGTTAATTTATTAAGGGAGTTAGCTGGTGGTAGGGATGTTGAGGCCTTCATTATTGATTTAATTGCTGAGAGGCTTGATCCACCTCATAGGGTTAAGCTTTATCTGAGCCTACATGAGGATTACCTTAAATCAGCTGAGGAGCTATATGCCAAGGGTGATTTGACTCAGGCTGGTGAAAAGTACTGGGGTGCTGTTACTGCTTTGCTTAATGCTATAGCTGAGTCAAGGAGCTGGGAGCATTATAGCCATAGGGATTATGATATTATTATTGAAGAATTATATAAGGAGACTAATGATAAGTCAATTTTAGTGAACTTCAGTATGGCTGAAAGACTACACGCAAACTTTTACCATAACTTCATGAGTAAGGAGGGGTTTGAGGCGCATAGGGAGGCTGTTCTTAACCTAGTGAATAGGTTAAGGGGAATAGTAGGCGTTATGGAATCGCATAATTAA
- the rtcA gene encoding RNA 3'-terminal phosphate cyclase, producing the protein MITIDGSMGEGGGQILRTALALSIITGKPFRIINIRARRSNPGLQPQHLASVMAAARISNAKVDGAYKGSLSLTFEPGDVKCGDYSIDIGTAGSISLVLQTLLPVLAVVNCGEVTLDITGGTDVPKAPPIDYVRFVLAHNLSLMGVGIKVELIRRGHYPRGGGKVKVTVKPAGRLKPINITELGELKGIWGLSHAVRLPSHVAVRQAKAAEDYLSKLGLKPSISLEYYEQGKDPHLGPGSGITLWAESTNGQRIGADSLGERGKPAEDVGREAAEALAAVINAGAAFDDHMGDMLIPFLALAEGRSEYTVVNLTSHLSTNISIVKLFLNANIETMNYNKKVKVTINPITAPRKP; encoded by the coding sequence ATGATAACCATAGACGGCTCAATGGGTGAGGGAGGCGGACAGATACTGAGGACTGCCTTAGCCCTATCCATAATCACTGGTAAACCCTTCAGGATAATTAACATTAGGGCTAGGAGAAGTAATCCAGGGTTGCAGCCCCAGCACCTGGCCAGTGTCATGGCTGCTGCAAGGATCAGTAACGCTAAGGTTGATGGAGCATATAAGGGGTCCTTAAGCCTAACCTTCGAACCAGGGGATGTTAAATGCGGTGACTACAGTATTGATATTGGAACTGCAGGGAGCATAAGCCTAGTGCTCCAAACCCTACTACCAGTATTAGCCGTAGTGAACTGTGGTGAAGTCACCCTTGACATCACCGGTGGTACAGATGTACCTAAGGCCCCTCCCATAGATTACGTACGCTTCGTACTGGCTCACAACCTATCCCTAATGGGTGTGGGGATTAAAGTGGAATTAATTAGGAGGGGTCATTACCCAAGGGGTGGCGGTAAGGTTAAGGTTACCGTTAAGCCAGCTGGTAGACTTAAGCCAATCAACATAACTGAGCTTGGTGAATTAAAAGGGATCTGGGGGTTATCACATGCAGTTAGGTTACCAAGCCATGTAGCGGTTAGGCAGGCTAAGGCCGCTGAGGATTATTTAAGTAAACTAGGCCTAAAACCCAGCATTAGCCTCGAGTACTATGAGCAGGGTAAGGATCCCCACCTAGGGCCTGGTTCAGGAATAACACTATGGGCTGAGTCCACTAATGGGCAGAGGATTGGAGCTGACTCACTGGGTGAACGCGGTAAACCAGCGGAGGATGTTGGTAGGGAGGCTGCAGAGGCCCTTGCGGCAGTAATTAATGCGGGGGCGGCCTTCGATGACCACATGGGTGATATGCTTATCCCATTCCTAGCCCTAGCTGAAGGCAGATCAGAGTACACTGTGGTAAACTTAACATCACACCTATCAACGAATATAAGTATTGTTAAACTATTCCTAAATGCCAATATAGAAACCATGAACTATAATAAGAAAGTTAAAGTAACCATTAACCCAATTACCGCGCCAAGGAAGCCTTAA
- a CDS encoding signal recognition particle protein Srp54, with protein sequence MRDLMDAIGSIISRIRGSTLIDEETLRSILRDLQRALIRADVDVKLVYELTKSIEEEFKEAKELPPGLTAKDYLVYLLYRKLTDLLGGDKEPDVEVKTKPYILMLVGTEGSGKTTTAGKLANFYIKRGLKVGLIETDTIRPGAFDQLRQLAERVKAMFFGDPSLGNAVNIAKAGLSRMISSKADLIIIDTAGRHRNEEELLSEVKEIYEAVKPNEVMLVVDATNGKQVGAQAEAFSKYVPVNSIFITKLDSTAKGGGALVSAVKTGARIKFIGNGEDIEDIEVFNPRRFVARLMGMGDVESLLDKVKAMEEEEEVLEDIETGKFTLLTLMKQLEAMGKLGPLSRILQMLPMGLMPQLKELNDDQLMNAQDRMRKWLSILRSMTKEELLNPNILNASRIRRIAKGSGVTPRDVRELLRYYNEMSRMMSSLKKSQRRLGSLFRRFSINQGQ encoded by the coding sequence ATGAGAGACTTAATGGACGCCATAGGCAGCATAATAAGTAGGATCAGGGGCTCAACCTTAATTGATGAGGAAACCCTAAGGAGCATACTTAGGGATCTGCAGAGGGCATTAATAAGGGCTGACGTCGACGTTAAGCTGGTTTACGAATTAACCAAGAGCATTGAGGAGGAGTTTAAGGAGGCTAAGGAACTCCCCCCAGGCTTAACAGCTAAGGACTATTTGGTTTACTTACTTTACAGGAAACTCACCGACCTACTTGGTGGTGATAAGGAGCCTGACGTTGAGGTTAAGACCAAGCCCTACATACTAATGCTGGTGGGTACTGAGGGTAGTGGTAAAACAACCACGGCAGGTAAGTTAGCTAACTTCTACATTAAGAGGGGGCTTAAGGTTGGTTTAATTGAGACTGACACCATTAGGCCTGGGGCCTTTGACCAGTTGAGGCAATTAGCTGAGAGGGTTAAGGCAATGTTCTTCGGTGACCCAAGCCTAGGCAACGCCGTTAACATAGCTAAGGCTGGTTTAAGTAGAATGATTAGCAGTAAGGCTGATTTAATAATAATAGATACTGCTGGTAGGCATAGGAATGAGGAGGAGCTCCTCAGTGAGGTTAAGGAGATTTACGAGGCCGTGAAGCCCAATGAAGTAATGCTTGTTGTTGATGCAACCAATGGTAAGCAGGTTGGGGCTCAGGCAGAGGCCTTCAGTAAGTATGTTCCAGTTAACTCAATATTCATAACTAAACTCGACAGTACGGCTAAGGGGGGTGGGGCCCTTGTATCCGCGGTTAAGACTGGGGCTAGAATTAAGTTCATTGGTAATGGTGAGGATATTGAGGATATTGAGGTCTTTAACCCAAGGAGGTTTGTGGCTAGGTTAATGGGCATGGGTGATGTTGAGTCACTCCTGGATAAGGTTAAGGCAATGGAGGAGGAGGAAGAGGTTCTTGAGGATATTGAAACCGGTAAGTTCACCTTATTAACATTAATGAAGCAGCTTGAAGCCATGGGTAAACTCGGCCCATTAAGTAGGATTCTTCAAATGCTCCCCATGGGGTTAATGCCTCAGTTAAAGGAATTGAATGATGATCAACTAATGAACGCCCAGGACAGGATGAGGAAGTGGTTATCAATATTGAGATCAATGACTAAGGAGGAGTTACTTAACCCAAATATATTAAACGCATCAAGGATTAGGAGAATAGCCAAGGGCTCAGGGGTGACGCCGAGGGATGTTAGGGAATTACTGAGGTACTATAATGAGATGAGTAGAATGATGAGTAGCCTTAAGAAGAGTCAACGCAGGTTGGGAAGCCTATTCAGGAGATTCAGCATTAATCAGGGTCAGTAA
- a CDS encoding ATPase domain-containing protein has product MGLRKENDAAADSSQYAYYTYDYGGYNTYSGNNYSNQTYPFDITQYYTAQMQYSMYANKAPTGIAYLDALLYGGLKRGEVYLVAGEAGLGKTIFSLKFLKTGADIGESGIYISVDEPSEDVKRGAYEALGWDLDAYEKQNRVIIYDFRTHFKLYSKEGTTLSLDPKDVARMIIDVIQKNKAKRVVVDPIAPLIITGHQDLLWVREYLRELVFQLKRYKDTTTLLTSEIPTGEATKVSRFGVEEYLAGGVLILQLFEEPITHQILRVMYIRKMRWMPISPMKLVYEIQRGEGIIIRGTLTDVLRYVQQSMYQYSYYPYTTQ; this is encoded by the coding sequence ATGGGTTTAAGAAAGGAGAATGATGCTGCTGCAGATTCATCGCAATACGCATACTATACATACGACTATGGAGGCTACAACACGTACAGTGGTAACAATTACAGTAACCAGACTTACCCATTCGACATAACCCAGTACTACACGGCGCAAATGCAGTACAGCATGTACGCTAATAAGGCCCCCACGGGCATAGCTTACTTGGATGCCTTACTCTACGGTGGCCTTAAGAGGGGTGAGGTTTACCTAGTTGCCGGTGAGGCGGGTTTAGGTAAGACTATATTCAGTCTTAAATTCCTTAAAACTGGAGCCGATATTGGTGAGTCAGGCATATACATTAGTGTTGATGAACCCAGTGAGGATGTTAAGAGGGGTGCCTATGAGGCCTTGGGCTGGGATCTTGACGCCTATGAGAAGCAGAACAGGGTAATAATATATGACTTCAGGACCCATTTCAAGCTATACTCCAAGGAGGGCACTACTCTTTCACTTGACCCTAAGGATGTGGCTAGGATGATTATTGATGTTATTCAGAAGAATAAGGCTAAGAGGGTTGTGGTTGATCCCATAGCGCCATTAATAATAACAGGCCACCAGGATCTCCTATGGGTTAGGGAGTACTTAAGGGAATTGGTGTTTCAACTTAAACGCTATAAGGACACCACCACGCTTTTAACATCGGAAATACCCACTGGTGAGGCCACTAAGGTTAGTAGGTTTGGTGTTGAGGAGTACCTGGCTGGTGGTGTGCTTATTCTTCAATTATTCGAGGAACCCATTACCCACCAGATACTTAGGGTAATGTACATTAGGAAGATGAGGTGGATGCCCATATCACCAATGAAGCTTGTTTACGAGATTCAAAGGGGTGAGGGAATAATCATAAGGGGTACTTTAACTGATGTGCTTAGGTACGTTCAGCAAAGCATGTACCAGTACAGTTACTACCCATACACAACCCAGTGA
- a CDS encoding PINc/VapC family ATPase, with amino-acid sequence MLAAGEIYIPDTSVFLDGSLKEYLQSNGLKGRLLIHTGVVKYFEDDAKVGSSLGILGLEEVAAIHDMASKIEGITVEYVDVIPRSADLKDPESLVLNTARELGAVLITSDAMVKKVCEAMGIRYIYIGKGTGALEIEKWFQKYPDTMSIHLKENTLPMAKRGAPGNWELVYLDNKVLSKEYLERLVREVISTAYSGGNGAVIEVKRSHSLIVQYRDIRIVAVFPPVSDGIEITAVRPLVKKRVEEYNLHPKVVERLEKRAEGILIGGAPGAGKTTFAQALAEFFVSKNKVVKTIESPRDMVLPDQVTQLSKNLATPEELHDILLLSRPDYTIFDEMRDTADIQLYVDLRLAGIGMVGVIHATSPIDSIQRFIGRVELGMLPSIVDTVIFIDKGLVSKVYSLEMTVKIPAGLKEEDLARPVVVVKDFITEEPEYEVYVFGEETFVVPLKRRSVEVNKRAMNQLLKVVGKYVPLDQVIVEPREDVLVIKVPQEYYGLVLSKGLPRIGRIKRRFRVDVRIEPRQ; translated from the coding sequence ATGCTTGCAGCTGGGGAAATCTATATTCCGGATACGTCAGTCTTCCTAGATGGGTCTCTGAAGGAGTATCTGCAGAGTAATGGGCTTAAGGGTAGGTTACTGATTCATACTGGTGTCGTTAAGTACTTTGAGGATGACGCTAAGGTTGGTTCTTCACTGGGTATACTTGGGCTTGAGGAGGTGGCTGCTATTCATGACATGGCCTCTAAGATTGAGGGGATTACTGTGGAGTACGTTGACGTTATACCAAGGTCAGCTGACTTAAAGGACCCTGAGAGCCTTGTTTTAAACACTGCTAGGGAATTGGGGGCGGTTTTAATAACTAGTGATGCTATGGTTAAGAAGGTTTGCGAGGCAATGGGTATTAGGTACATTTACATCGGTAAGGGGACTGGGGCCCTTGAGATTGAGAAGTGGTTCCAAAAATACCCTGACACAATGTCAATACACCTTAAGGAGAACACCCTACCCATGGCTAAGAGGGGTGCGCCAGGTAACTGGGAGTTGGTTTACCTTGATAATAAGGTCCTCTCCAAGGAGTACCTGGAGAGGCTGGTTAGGGAAGTTATCTCAACAGCCTACAGTGGTGGTAATGGGGCGGTTATTGAGGTTAAGAGAAGCCACTCACTGATAGTTCAGTATAGGGATATTAGGATAGTGGCTGTTTTCCCACCTGTATCAGACGGCATAGAGATAACCGCTGTTAGGCCACTGGTTAAGAAGCGTGTTGAGGAGTATAACCTCCATCCCAAGGTTGTTGAGAGGCTTGAGAAGAGGGCTGAGGGTATACTGATTGGTGGTGCCCCAGGCGCTGGTAAAACCACCTTCGCTCAGGCCTTGGCTGAATTCTTCGTATCCAAGAATAAGGTGGTTAAGACCATTGAGTCACCGAGGGATATGGTTCTACCTGACCAGGTTACTCAACTCTCCAAGAACCTGGCCACCCCGGAGGAGCTTCATGACATCCTCCTATTATCGAGGCCGGACTACACAATATTTGATGAAATGAGGGATACCGCTGATATTCAACTTTACGTTGACCTTAGGTTGGCTGGAATAGGCATGGTTGGCGTCATCCATGCGACATCGCCCATAGACTCAATTCAAAGATTCATAGGTAGGGTTGAATTAGGCATGTTACCCTCAATAGTGGATACTGTAATCTTCATAGATAAGGGGTTGGTTAGTAAGGTTTACTCACTGGAGATGACTGTTAAGATACCTGCTGGCTTAAAGGAGGAGGATTTAGCCAGACCGGTGGTTGTTGTTAAGGACTTCATAACGGAGGAACCTGAGTACGAGGTCTACGTCTTTGGTGAGGAAACCTTCGTAGTTCCCTTGAAGAGGAGGAGTGTGGAGGTTAATAAGAGGGCTATGAATCAGTTACTTAAGGTGGTTGGTAAGTATGTGCCGCTTGATCAAGTTATAGTGGAGCCGAGGGAAGATGTCCTAGTTATCAAGGTTCCTCAGGAGTACTATGGGTTAGTTTTATCCAAGGGCCTGCCTAGGATTGGTAGGATTAAGAGGAGGTTTAGGGTTGATGTTAGGATTGAGCCTAGGCAGTGA